Genomic window (Hydrogenimonas cancrithermarum):
GAAGTATCTGCCGCGAGAGAGCCGAAATTACATCCGAAAGATCGTGTCGCTCGCCCTGGTCGCCAACGATGCCGAAATGTGTTTCTCCGGCGAGCAGTCGCATATGTTCAATCGTACGGAGGGCCGGTCGCTGGTACGTGTGAAGGTGAGTGGGGGCGAAACCCTCGAACACATCGCCTCCCAGATCGGCATGAGCGGTAACGACCTCAAACTCCTCAACCCGCAGTTCAACTACAGCTTTACGCCGCCGGATGAGGGGGCGCATATCAACATCCCCTACAGCAGACTGACCCGTTTCAAGGAGGTCTACCGGCCTGGCAGGCAGAAAAACATGTTTCTGGTGCATACCGTCAAAAAGGGGGAGAGTCTCAGCAAAATCGCGCATCGCTATGGCATTTCGTACAAGATGATTCTCAGTTTCAACCGGATGAAGAGACCGGTTATCTACCCGAAACAGGAGCTCATCATTCCGGTACCGAAGGGTTCGCTTCACCACTACAGGGTGAAGAAGGGAGACTCTATCTATAAAATCGCGAGACGCTTCGGGATCAAAGTCGCGACGCTCAAGGCGCGTAACGACCTGAAGGGGAACATCATACATATAGGTGACAAGCTTGTCATTCCGAATTGACCGTTTTGCACTGATGCTTTTTGGAGCATGGATGCTCGTTGGATGCAGCAGCCATACCTACG
Coding sequences:
- a CDS encoding lytic transglycosylase domain-containing protein; this encodes MKKFLLVFVTAFGFLHASLFMEPQYNDDVKVLQTLDIESSFLRDPIFLQLKNSLTTSKRNHYLKMLERGSLYIPTLRKMIHDNNIPQVFLYMAMAESNFDTHALSHAKASGLWQFMPKTAKIYGLKIDRYIDERRDPVRSTEAAIAYLKRLHRLFGKWYLAALAYNSGEGRVLRAIKRAGSDDLHVLLDEKKKYLPRESRNYIRKIVSLALVANDAEMCFSGEQSHMFNRTEGRSLVRVKVSGGETLEHIASQIGMSGNDLKLLNPQFNYSFTPPDEGAHINIPYSRLTRFKEVYRPGRQKNMFLVHTVKKGESLSKIAHRYGISYKMILSFNRMKRPVIYPKQELIIPVPKGSLHHYRVKKGDSIYKIARRFGIKVATLKARNDLKGNIIHIGDKLVIPN